One genomic window of Fimbriimonadia bacterium includes the following:
- a CDS encoding prepilin-type N-terminal cleavage/methylation domain-containing protein: MRKASVGLTLIELLVVIAVIAALAAILYPVIYGARKRGQNAQIVSNMRQLAQAVNVYMEDNHLRLPPFDPRPLLKNPAVRAIAYYPHKMATRTEMDNAPREEVPFLGDYVYCRQVVGVSANYFVADSPGVLWRDPDSVWRNYWKDIPAAPVILVSLHDAGFQMLPRQRPLGDAVPDTEHDKPVRPPPVNFPPKVLRCRLDTSVRTYRIVEHMQTNMGFSYIPLCMNKYACCKNCQEAGQDCSE, translated from the coding sequence ATGCGCAAGGCTAGTGTCGGGCTAACACTGATAGAGCTACTCGTTGTCATCGCGGTAATCGCCGCGCTCGCTGCGATTCTTTACCCGGTGATCTATGGTGCGCGGAAACGTGGGCAGAACGCTCAGATCGTGAGTAACATGCGGCAGCTCGCACAAGCGGTCAATGTCTACATGGAGGACAACCACCTGCGTCTTCCGCCCTTCGACCCTAGGCCGCTTTTGAAGAACCCGGCGGTCAGAGCCATCGCCTACTACCCACACAAGATGGCAACGCGTACTGAGATGGACAACGCGCCTCGAGAGGAAGTTCCATTTCTCGGAGACTACGTGTACTGCCGGCAGGTGGTCGGAGTCTCTGCAAACTACTTCGTGGCGGACTCTCCGGGAGTCTTGTGGCGTGACCCCGATTCGGTCTGGAGGAACTACTGGAAGGACATTCCGGCTGCACCTGTCATCCTGGTATCCCTGCACGACGCGGGCTTCCAGATGCTGCCCCGCCAGCGGCCGCTCGGGGACGCCGTTCCGGACACTGAACACGACAAGCCGGTCAGACCACCGCCGGTGAACTTCCCGCCGAAGGTGCTACGCTGTCGGCTGGACACTTCGGTGCGGACGTATCGCATCGTGGAGCACATGCAAACCAACATGGGATTCTCGTATATCCCGTTGTGTATGAACAAGTATGCCTGCTGCAAGAACTGCCAAGAGGCCGGCCAGGACTGCTCCGAATAG